In Janthinobacterium agaricidamnosum NBRC 102515 = DSM 9628, the DNA window ATGCCGCCAATCCAACCGTGCTGTTCGACACCTTCTTCCGCGTCGGCGGTGCCGAGCCAGGCAAGGCCACCATCAGCCTGCGTATCAACAGCCGCCACGTGATCGGCGACAATTTGTGGATCTGGCGCGCCGACCATGGCAGAGAGGGCGTGGTCAACCACGGCTGGACGATCAATCCGGCCGACAACGGCCTGACCGTCAACGGCGCCGATGTCACCATTTACGGCCTGGCGGTCGAGCATTACCAGAAATACCAGACGCTGTGGAATGGCGAACGCGGCAAGGTCTATTTCTACCAGAGCGAAGCGCCGTACGACGTGCCGAACCAGAATGCGTGGATGGATGGCAGCCGCAACGGTTATGCCTCGTACAAGGTGGCCGATCATGTGACCAGCCACCAGGCATGGGGCGTGGGCGTGTATTGCTACTTCAATGTCAATCCAAGCATCAAGCTGCACAACGCGTTTGAAGTGCCGGCCTCCGGCCTGAACGGCGCGATGATGCACAATATGACCACCGTGTCGCTGGGCGGCGTGGGCGAAATCACCCACATCCTCAACGGCTTGGGCGATACGGTCAACCCGGCGCAGAACAACGCGGTGCTGGTGCAGTAATCTTCTGTAGTTGAATCAAAGGCGCGCCGGCGGTCCGCGGCGCGCTTTTTTTATCTGCCGCGTCGTCAGGCCGCGAGCAAGTTGGCGATACCGAACGGCACATGCACCATCGGGATGGTGCCGCCGGCCGATTTCAGGTGGCTGATCTGGTCGTCGAAAAAGATGTGCGGCTTGAACACTTCCAGCACCCGCGCCTTTTCCATTCCTCCCAGGAAGAAGGTCTCGTCCGCCGCGACGCCCCAGCTTTTCAGCGTGGTCACCACGCGTTCGTGCGACGGCGCATTGCGCGCCGTGATGATGGCGATGCGCAACACTTTCTTATAAGCGGGATCGTCGCGCTGGCGCTGCTGTTCCAGCTGCTGCATGCCGGCCAGTTTTTGAAACAGGTCGGCCAGCGGTCCCGGCCGATGCGGCGTGCCGGCGTTCAAGGTTTCGTGGGCATGGAATTCGTCGACGTCGTTATTGCGCTTGAACACACTCTCGGATTCATCGTCGGCGATCACGCCGTCGAAGTCGAACGCCACCCGCAACTCGGTATCCTCTTCATCGTCTTCGGTGCGCGACGGCAGCACCAGTCCGGCCGGAAACTTGTTGGCCAGCGCATTGCGCACATCTTCCTCGTTGGCGCTGAGGAACAAGGACGCATTAAAGGCCGGTAAATACGGGTAGGGAGATTGTCCCGTGACAAATGCCGCGCGTGAAATATCCAGACCGTAATGGGCGATCGAGCGCATCACGCGCAAGCCGGTTTCGGGCGAATTGCGCGAAAACAGCACGACTTCGACCGGCGCCTGCTGCTCGAAATGCCGGTTGATGCTGAGGAAGCGCCGGATGAAGGGGAACGCCACGCCCCGTTCGAGGATGTTGTCGAGGTGGCTTTCCTGGTATTGGCGGTAGGCCTCGGCGCCGCTGTCGAGGTAAACCTGGTGCGATGCGCTGAGGTCGAACAAGGCGCTCGATGCGATGCCGATCACGAGTTTGCGCTCGATGGGATATGCCATGGGGATGCCTGGGGTAGTTTGCCTGACCAGCATCTTAAGCTAATCAAGGATAAATATGTATCCGCAGCAGGAATCAAACTTTTAAAGGTTTTTTAAAGTTTTTATTAAGTAACTAAAACCGGCTAACGTTAAGCAAGCTGCGCCCAAAATACTCTATGCGACATTTTCTGGCGCTTGAAATGGCCGGCAGCCTGATGCCGGTGCTTGTTATATGGCTGCGCCGAAATAAGCGCTTTACAGTGGTTGTTTAAACAAGTAAGCAAATCTTTGCAAAAGTTAACGCGACAGCACAAGCTTGATAACTCAAACTGCTTGACTCGGTGCGCGCATGCGAGGTCGTTTGAAATAATCCGACGCCTTCAATTTCTTTAAAACGATAGGGTGGCAAGTGTCATTCCAATAGCCTGGAATCGACTCGGCCGCCATGCGCGGCGTAGGCCTGAGTATCGATTAGATTGAGTATCGATTATCGATTATCGATTATCGCCCGAGCGGCGCCAGCAAGAAGGCTGCCAGGCGGAGTGTTTGATTCCACAGCACTGAGAGCGTCTAGCACAACATCCATGGCGGCGTTGCATTGCCTTGTCGTACATTCGT includes these proteins:
- a CDS encoding 5'-nucleotidase gives rise to the protein MAYPIERKLVIGIASSALFDLSASHQVYLDSGAEAYRQYQESHLDNILERGVAFPFIRRFLSINRHFEQQAPVEVVLFSRNSPETGLRVMRSIAHYGLDISRAAFVTGQSPYPYLPAFNASLFLSANEEDVRNALANKFPAGLVLPSRTEDDEEDTELRVAFDFDGVIADDESESVFKRNNDVDEFHAHETLNAGTPHRPGPLADLFQKLAGMQQLEQQRQRDDPAYKKVLRIAIITARNAPSHERVVTTLKSWGVAADETFFLGGMEKARVLEVFKPHIFFDDQISHLKSAGGTIPMVHVPFGIANLLAA